A section of the Streptomyces sp. V3I8 genome encodes:
- a CDS encoding ferredoxin reductase produces the protein MTETPTPPFPPTAPAPSTRFAVPGRIAVSDRTAATWQRATLTEVRRETPHASTFRFAVPRWEGHLPGQHLMLRLRAQDGYVAQRHYSIASPPDDTGHVELTLDHVDGGEVSGWFHTVAKPGDEVELRGPLSGFFAWPGDRPALLLGAGSGVVPLMSMVRHHRARKLSVPLRLLVSARGPEELIYASEYGPETTTVFTRSAPPGTPVGRVSAARVERLLADPPEGGWEAYVCGSNGFAEHASRLLVGAGQPVDRIRIERFG, from the coding sequence GTGACTGAGACCCCGACACCCCCCTTCCCGCCCACGGCGCCCGCTCCCTCGACCCGGTTCGCCGTCCCCGGCCGGATCGCCGTGAGCGACCGCACCGCGGCCACCTGGCAGCGCGCCACCCTCACCGAGGTCCGCCGGGAGACACCGCACGCGTCGACGTTCCGGTTCGCCGTGCCCCGGTGGGAGGGCCATCTGCCGGGGCAGCACCTGATGCTCCGGCTGCGGGCGCAGGACGGCTACGTGGCGCAGCGGCACTACTCGATCGCCTCACCTCCCGACGACACCGGCCACGTCGAACTCACTCTCGACCACGTCGACGGCGGCGAGGTGTCCGGCTGGTTCCACACGGTCGCGAAGCCGGGCGACGAGGTCGAGCTGCGCGGACCGCTCAGCGGCTTCTTCGCCTGGCCCGGTGACCGGCCCGCACTGCTCCTCGGTGCGGGGTCCGGTGTCGTGCCGCTGATGTCGATGGTCCGCCACCACCGTGCGCGGAAGCTGTCGGTGCCGCTGCGCCTGCTCGTGTCGGCGCGCGGTCCCGAGGAGCTGATCTACGCGTCGGAGTACGGTCCCGAGACCACCACGGTGTTCACCCGCAGCGCCCCACCGGGTACGCCCGTGGGCCGGGTGTCGGCCGCACGGGTCGAGCGGCTCCTGGCCGACCCGCCCGAGGGCGGGTGGGAGGCCTACGTGTGCGGCTCGAACGGGTTCGCCGAGCACGCGTCGCGCCTGCTGGTGGGCGCGGGTCAGCCGGTGGACCGTATCCGGATCGAACGCTTCGGCTGA
- a CDS encoding sulfite oxidase-like oxidoreductase, with amino-acid sequence MNVTRGFAGRPRVRNDGLPPGQYDAGDDWPVLSAEVTPELAPAQWTFTVDGLVAEPRTWSWDEAHALPPSAYEGDIHCVTSWSKFGVRFGGVSLDAFLGPVRPAAETTHALAYSHTGYTTNLPLADLTGGRAWIVWEYGDGPLPAEHGGPARLLVPHLYFWKSAKWIAGIRLLDHDEPGFWEQNGYHHRGNPWEEQRYSGD; translated from the coding sequence ATGAACGTGACCCGCGGTTTCGCCGGACGTCCGCGCGTGCGCAACGACGGACTGCCGCCCGGCCAGTACGACGCCGGCGACGACTGGCCCGTCCTGTCCGCCGAGGTCACGCCGGAGCTGGCGCCCGCGCAGTGGACGTTCACCGTCGACGGGCTGGTCGCCGAACCGCGCACCTGGAGCTGGGACGAGGCGCACGCGCTGCCGCCGTCCGCCTACGAGGGCGACATCCACTGCGTGACGAGCTGGTCGAAGTTCGGGGTGCGCTTCGGGGGTGTGTCGCTCGACGCGTTCCTCGGGCCCGTCCGTCCGGCCGCGGAGACCACCCACGCGCTCGCCTACTCGCACACGGGCTACACCACGAACCTGCCGCTCGCGGACCTGACGGGCGGGCGGGCCTGGATCGTCTGGGAGTACGGGGACGGACCGCTGCCCGCCGAGCACGGGGGTCCGGCGCGGCTGCTCGTGCCGCACCTGTACTTCTGGAAGAGCGCCAAGTGGATCGCGGGTATCCGTCTCCTCGACCACGACGAGCCGGGCTTCTGGGAGCAGAACGGCTACCACCACCGCGGCAACCCCTGGGAAGAGCAGCGTTACTCCGGTGACTGA